One window of Hymenobacter sp. BRD128 genomic DNA carries:
- a CDS encoding 3'-5' exonuclease — MPEYLLFVDTETSGLPADWRRPYAEPGAWPHVAQIAWLIYTVAGELVKTENHYIRPSDYDLTPASMQVHGLTLAYLHEHGEARLPVMQRLHDDLLRYKPLVVGHFIELDYHMVGVSFHRSGLPNALLGLPTFCTMRLTERFLQPMRQQYLRLADLYQRQFGRPMGQQHDALADAEATAQCFFELRRTGDIDAETLASQRQLQPPSTHAVLAAARRPFWKYWLGMI; from the coding sequence GTGCCCGAGTACTTGCTTTTCGTTGATACCGAGACGTCGGGCCTGCCCGCCGACTGGCGCCGGCCCTACGCCGAGCCGGGCGCGTGGCCGCATGTAGCCCAGATTGCCTGGCTTATCTACACGGTGGCCGGCGAGCTGGTGAAAACCGAAAATCACTACATTCGGCCCAGCGACTACGACCTCACCCCCGCGTCGATGCAGGTGCACGGCCTCACGCTGGCTTACCTGCACGAGCACGGCGAGGCCCGCCTGCCGGTGATGCAGCGCCTGCATGATGACCTGCTGCGCTACAAACCCCTGGTAGTGGGGCACTTCATTGAGCTTGACTACCACATGGTAGGCGTCAGCTTTCACCGCTCGGGGCTGCCCAACGCGCTGCTGGGGCTGCCCACCTTTTGCACCATGCGCCTCACCGAACGCTTTTTGCAGCCCATGCGTCAGCAGTACCTGCGGCTGGCCGACCTCTACCAGCGGCAGTTTGGGCGGCCCATGGGTCAGCAGCACGATGCCCTGGCCGATGCCGAGGCCACGGCGCAGTGCTTTTTTGAGTTGCGCCGCACCGGCGACATCGACGCCGAAACCCTGGCTAGCCAGCGTCAGCTCCAGCCGCCATCCACTCACGCGGTGCTGGCCGCCGCCCGCCGGCCCTTCTGGAAGTACTGGCTAGGGATGATTTAG
- a CDS encoding pirin family protein yields the protein MKTRLTRADERGLKDIGWLQSNFSLSFGPYADPERSGFGLLRVFNDDFVQPGGGFGIHGHANMEIISVMLAGSMNHKDTLGYTEVVHQDWVQIMSAGSGLRHEEHNVGESTVNFLQIWIEPKLQNIGPRYQRRSFPEAKRENQLTTIVSNEEGQAHCWINQNAKLSLGYYTEAQIIDYQFKPLNKLLFLFVISGSVMVGKQAVAARESLGIWDTDTISIACTPGTRFLLIEAPINH from the coding sequence ATGAAAACCCGCCTTACCCGCGCCGACGAGCGCGGCCTGAAAGACATTGGCTGGCTGCAGAGCAATTTTTCGCTCAGCTTTGGCCCCTACGCCGACCCCGAGCGCAGCGGCTTTGGGCTGCTGCGCGTGTTCAACGACGATTTTGTGCAGCCGGGCGGCGGCTTTGGCATTCACGGCCACGCCAACATGGAAATCATTTCGGTGATGCTAGCCGGCAGCATGAACCACAAAGACACGCTGGGCTACACCGAGGTAGTGCACCAGGATTGGGTGCAGATTATGAGTGCGGGCAGCGGCCTGCGCCACGAAGAGCACAACGTGGGCGAGAGTACGGTCAATTTTTTGCAAATCTGGATTGAGCCCAAACTGCAGAATATAGGCCCGCGCTACCAGCGCCGCTCTTTTCCCGAGGCGAAGCGCGAAAACCAACTCACCACCATCGTCAGCAATGAAGAAGGCCAGGCGCACTGCTGGATAAACCAAAATGCCAAGCTCTCGCTAGGGTACTATACTGAGGCCCAAATTATTGATTACCAGTTTAAGCCACTCAACAAACTGTTATTCCTATTTGTCATCAGCGGGTCAGTTATGGTCGGTAAGCAAGCCGTGGCCGCGCGCGAAAGCCTGGGTATCTGGGACACCGATACAATCAGCATTGCCTGCACGCCGGGCACGCGCTTTTTGCTGATTGAGGCGCCCATTAATCACTAG
- a CDS encoding pirin family protein: MAQSVLHPAASRGHANHGWLNSYHTFSFANYQNPSRMHFGALRVLNDDTVAGGMGFGRHPHDNMEIISIPLAGDLEHQDSLGNKAVIRQNDVQVMSAGTGVAHSEKNHSATEAVKFLQIWVFPNKRGVAPRYAQQSFPPAERHNRLLQVVSPNAAEGEVWVNQDAWFHLGNFDQDFHTDYQLKKPGNGVYAFVLEGDVTINGQALHRRDGYGLWEVDKLAIQADSAAELLLMEVPMQF, from the coding sequence ATGGCACAATCAGTTTTGCATCCGGCGGCTAGCCGGGGCCACGCCAACCACGGCTGGCTCAACTCTTACCACACCTTTAGCTTCGCTAACTACCAGAACCCTAGCCGAATGCACTTTGGCGCGCTGCGCGTGCTCAACGATGACACGGTGGCGGGCGGCATGGGCTTTGGCCGCCACCCGCACGACAATATGGAAATCATCAGCATTCCGCTCGCGGGCGACCTGGAGCACCAGGACTCGCTGGGTAATAAGGCCGTGATTCGCCAGAACGACGTGCAGGTGATGAGCGCCGGCACGGGCGTGGCCCACAGCGAAAAAAACCACAGCGCCACCGAAGCGGTTAAGTTCTTGCAAATCTGGGTATTCCCTAATAAGCGCGGGGTAGCGCCGCGCTATGCGCAGCAGAGCTTTCCGCCGGCCGAGCGCCACAACCGCCTGCTGCAAGTAGTATCGCCCAACGCGGCCGAGGGCGAAGTGTGGGTCAATCAGGATGCCTGGTTTCACCTCGGCAATTTTGACCAGGACTTTCACACTGATTATCAGCTCAAAAAACCGGGCAATGGGGTGTATGCCTTCGTGCTGGAAGGCGACGTGACCATCAACGGCCAGGCCTTGCACCGCCGCGATGGCTATGGCCTGTGGGAAGTCGATAAGCTTGCTATCCAGGCCGATAGCGCGGCTGAGCTCCTGCTCATGGAAGTACCTATGCAGTTTTAA
- a CDS encoding 4'-phosphopantetheinyl transferase superfamily protein, which yields MSSFLHIWQADLIADYPSWAVAEATLSPAELGRQARLRTATLRQTFGRAHGFLRAVLAVYTSQAARLLAFSTTDLGKPQLPDTAIHFSLSYRPGRALLAVSNAASVGADVEPLRPLADAAALVADLFSPTEQAALRAAPPEGWWPLFYTIWTRKEAYAKALGMGLTMPFAGFSVLAPPCAGPVVLTAPPDASLHSFAAGAGYQGPWLLWLARCC from the coding sequence TTGTCCTCCTTTCTTCACATTTGGCAGGCCGACCTAATCGCTGACTACCCTAGCTGGGCAGTGGCCGAAGCTACCCTATCTCCTGCCGAGCTAGGCCGACAGGCACGCTTACGCACCGCTACCCTACGCCAAACCTTCGGGCGCGCCCACGGCTTCCTGCGGGCAGTACTGGCAGTATATACTTCCCAGGCAGCCCGGCTTTTAGCATTTTCGACCACTGACCTAGGCAAGCCCCAGCTGCCAGACACGGCGATACACTTCAGCCTTTCGTACCGGCCGGGGCGGGCGCTATTGGCAGTGTCGAATGCTGCCTCGGTGGGGGCCGATGTGGAGCCGCTGCGCCCGCTGGCCGATGCCGCCGCGCTGGTCGCCGACCTGTTCTCTCCCACCGAGCAGGCCGCCCTGCGCGCGGCACCGCCGGAGGGTTGGTGGCCGCTATTCTACACTATCTGGACGCGTAAGGAAGCCTATGCCAAGGCTTTAGGCATGGGACTGACAATGCCTTTCGCCGGGTTTTCAGTACTGGCGCCACCGTGTGCGGGGCCGGTAGTGCTCACGGCACCCCCAGACGCCAGCCTGCACAGCTTTGCGGCTGGGGCGGGCTACCAGGGGCCGTGGCTACTCTGGCTAGCGAGGTGTTGCTAG
- a CDS encoding Pls/PosA family non-ribosomal peptide synthetase, translated as MLTKWASRQCRVVNTYGPTEATVVATAADFVPGQRLTIGRPLAGYESLLLDQLGQLVPLGQAGELCIGGPALAAGYLNRPELSAAKFNTVSELPNGFVGRLYRTGDLARFEAEGNIDFLGRIDTQVKIRGFRVELAEIESLLLQWPGIRNAAVALKEGADGVKKLIAYLILAPDHLLDERAVRAYLRERLAPYMLPAALVPLTAFPLLTSGKVDRKALPYPVSGDQPPARELTLPRNPLEAAIYAAWQKRFDTADISVTDDFFDIGGNSLLASLIISELRQQPDFQGLSVKEMYTRRTIEALAAAVAADAATAAASPAPDPALASPLTRASTFTRLITAILQLGSVAAFYAVPVFFLNLSLHFRPVFAEWSYLALVLAGVASVVGYVPLACLLVVLVKWLIIGRFRAGEYPLWGFYYFRFWVVKKLVEAAPTPLLSATPFLALFYRLLGAKIGKNVYLGTTRVLCFDLLTIGDGASIAREAALLGYRIERDRLIIGPTTVGRDAYVGLRAIMDGHTSLGDGAELDDLSVLPAGRQVPAQEGWLGSPARRVREVPLTPLRPVAGPGAGYLLAQLSAIALMLLVPTVASLPIIALLYESVQRFGAEPSLLSLLPLSALYVLLLIVVLVAIKRVVAGRQADGTLPLYSLAYVRHWVADAVLAQSLTLLKSLYATIYTPFWLRLLGAKIGYRAEVSTLNHISAEHLTVGAGSFLADSVSVGAPRVQHGLVSVLPTVVGPRTFVGNGAVLAGGTVLGTNNLIGALSSAPTDTPPDGTSWVGSPAFLLPNRPVSTSFAPELTFDPPARLVWARRIIELFKIVLPFTFTFITFAVLYHYSHWHLLHYTFWSSVVTGTGALVGLIFGFSILTALIKWILIGRYRPSEKPLWSSFVWRNELVNSLCESYVYPFWQAALLGTPFATWFFQLMGSHFGHSVYMDTTEITEFDLAWVADHAVLNNGSTIQTHLFEDRVMKMSNLRIGRYATVGTSCVVLYDSVIGPGATLKSLSLLMKGEQLPANTRWQGIPSSFIPNG; from the coding sequence CTGCTTACCAAATGGGCTAGCCGGCAGTGCCGGGTAGTGAATACCTACGGCCCCACCGAGGCCACGGTAGTAGCCACGGCCGCCGACTTCGTGCCCGGCCAGCGCCTCACCATCGGCCGGCCGCTGGCGGGCTACGAATCCCTGCTGCTCGACCAGCTCGGCCAGCTCGTGCCGCTGGGCCAGGCCGGCGAGCTATGCATTGGCGGGCCGGCGCTGGCCGCTGGCTACCTCAATCGCCCCGAGCTGAGCGCTGCTAAATTTAACACCGTTAGTGAGTTGCCGAATGGCTTTGTCGGTCGCCTCTACCGCACTGGCGACCTGGCCCGTTTCGAGGCCGAGGGCAACATCGACTTTCTGGGCCGCATCGATACGCAGGTCAAAATCCGGGGCTTTCGCGTCGAGCTGGCCGAAATTGAGAGCCTGCTCTTGCAGTGGCCGGGCATTCGCAACGCCGCCGTAGCCCTCAAAGAAGGTGCTGATGGGGTCAAGAAGCTCATCGCCTACCTCATTCTGGCCCCCGACCACCTGCTCGACGAGCGCGCCGTGCGGGCCTACCTGCGCGAGCGGCTAGCCCCCTATATGCTGCCCGCCGCGCTGGTGCCACTCACCGCCTTTCCACTACTCACCAGCGGTAAAGTGGACCGCAAGGCCCTGCCCTACCCCGTGAGCGGCGACCAGCCGCCCGCCCGTGAGCTTACCCTGCCCCGCAACCCGCTCGAAGCTGCTATTTATGCCGCCTGGCAAAAGCGCTTCGACACGGCCGACATTTCGGTTACCGACGATTTTTTCGACATCGGCGGCAATTCGCTGCTGGCTTCGCTTATCATCTCTGAGCTGCGCCAACAGCCCGATTTTCAAGGCCTTTCGGTGAAGGAGATGTACACCCGGCGCACCATCGAAGCACTGGCGGCGGCCGTGGCAGCTGATGCTGCTACGGCCGCCGCCAGCCCCGCACCCGACCCCGCGCTGGCTAGCCCCCTCACGCGCGCCAGTACCTTCACCCGGCTCATCACGGCCATCTTGCAGCTAGGGTCGGTAGCGGCGTTCTACGCCGTGCCGGTATTTTTTCTGAACCTGTCGCTGCACTTCCGGCCCGTCTTTGCCGAGTGGTCGTACCTGGCCCTGGTGCTGGCCGGGGTGGCATCGGTGGTGGGCTACGTGCCGCTGGCCTGCCTGCTGGTAGTGTTGGTAAAGTGGCTGATTATCGGCCGTTTCCGGGCCGGCGAATACCCCCTGTGGGGCTTCTATTATTTCCGCTTCTGGGTGGTGAAAAAGCTAGTGGAGGCCGCTCCCACCCCCCTGCTCTCGGCCACGCCCTTCCTGGCACTTTTCTACCGCCTGCTCGGGGCCAAAATTGGCAAAAACGTGTACCTGGGCACCACCCGCGTGCTGTGCTTCGACCTGCTGACCATCGGCGACGGCGCTAGCATTGCCCGCGAGGCTGCCCTACTAGGCTACCGTATTGAGCGCGACCGCCTTATCATCGGGCCTACTACGGTGGGCCGCGACGCCTACGTGGGTTTGCGCGCCATTATGGATGGCCACACCAGCCTCGGCGACGGCGCAGAGCTCGACGACCTGTCGGTGCTGCCGGCCGGCCGCCAGGTGCCCGCCCAGGAAGGCTGGCTAGGCTCGCCGGCCCGGCGCGTGCGCGAAGTGCCCCTCACGCCGCTGCGCCCAGTGGCTGGGCCCGGCGCGGGCTACCTGCTGGCGCAGCTGAGCGCCATCGCACTCATGCTTTTGGTACCCACGGTAGCTTCACTGCCCATCATAGCCCTGCTGTACGAAAGTGTGCAACGCTTTGGCGCTGAGCCATCTTTATTATCATTACTCCCACTTTCAGCCCTCTACGTTCTGCTGCTGATTGTCGTGCTGGTTGCCATTAAGCGCGTGGTGGCCGGCCGCCAGGCCGATGGCACCCTGCCACTATACAGCCTCGCCTACGTGCGCCACTGGGTGGCCGATGCCGTGCTAGCCCAGAGCCTGACGCTACTCAAATCGCTCTACGCCACCATCTACACGCCCTTCTGGCTGCGGCTGCTGGGAGCCAAAATCGGGTATCGGGCCGAAGTTTCGACCCTCAACCACATCTCGGCCGAGCACCTCACCGTGGGGGCCGGCTCATTTCTGGCCGACTCGGTGAGCGTGGGCGCGCCGCGCGTGCAGCACGGGCTGGTTTCGGTGCTGCCCACGGTGGTAGGGCCCCGCACCTTCGTAGGCAATGGTGCGGTGCTGGCCGGCGGCACCGTGCTGGGTACCAACAACCTGATTGGTGCGCTCTCCTCCGCCCCTACCGATACGCCACCCGACGGCACTTCGTGGGTAGGCTCGCCCGCCTTTTTGCTACCCAACCGGCCGGTATCGACGTCCTTTGCCCCCGAGTTGACGTTTGACCCGCCCGCGCGGCTGGTGTGGGCCCGGCGCATCATCGAATTGTTTAAAATCGTACTGCCTTTCACCTTCACTTTCATTACCTTCGCGGTGCTGTATCACTACTCGCACTGGCACCTGCTACACTACACTTTTTGGAGCAGCGTAGTAACGGGTACCGGCGCGCTGGTGGGGCTGATTTTCGGTTTCTCCATTCTCACAGCTCTTATCAAGTGGATACTTATTGGTCGCTACCGGCCCTCTGAGAAGCCCTTGTGGTCGTCGTTTGTGTGGCGCAATGAGCTGGTCAACTCCTTGTGCGAAAGCTATGTGTATCCATTCTGGCAAGCGGCGCTGCTAGGCACCCCGTTCGCCACCTGGTTTTTCCAGCTCATGGGCAGCCACTTTGGCCACTCAGTGTACATGGACACGACGGAAATCACGGAGTTTGACTTGGCCTGGGTGGCCGACCACGCGGTGCTCAACAACGGCTCTACCATCCAGACGCACTTGTTCGAAGACCGGGTCATGAAAATGTCCAACCTGCGCATTGGGCGTTACGCCACCGTAGGCACCTCCTGCGTCGTGCTCTACGATTCGGTTATCGGCCCCGGCGCTACGCTCAAAAGTCTCTCGCTGCTCATGAAAGGCGAGCAGCTACCGGCCAACACCCGCTGGCAGGGAATTCCTAGTTCTTTCATTCCCAATGGGTAA
- a CDS encoding AMP-binding protein has translation MTPTIDLPAASAPEPAPLSKAVDFQLAFQQKETLIAGYMAAFAVVYYRQPAERSAVQLQATLRVENAVAAFPPATALLNLSDTLTLAEVEAEAAGQLVMGLAGVAEQLGAAITRCRISFPAPEAQHPIHEWCVTLDFATDHTVAVSFACTAGLPGPWGAAYLPAHVQRVFEQIGQHPATPVGYVFFLADEEVGLLRQFRTVPQHVAEGGPQQLHHLFEETAHLYPNQVALSWLADTRTYQQLNEEADQLAARLQRQGVRAGDFVGLFMAKSIELYVGMLAVLKAGAAYVPLDLSFPADRVTFILGDCGARALLINRPLPEGFEGWPGQVIDLSEPAPAAPALLEPVTGGPDSIAYVIYTSGTTGLPKGVLIPHRSICHLIWAEQVLFHPTPHDRVVQGFSVAFDASLEELWLAWGAGGTLVPVPEETMKAPDALPGFLVEQQVTVFSTVPTLLSLLPGTIPTLRLLILGARYARPSCLPNGLAGSAG, from the coding sequence ATGACCCCGACCATCGACCTGCCCGCCGCTTCGGCCCCGGAGCCCGCACCCCTTTCCAAAGCTGTTGATTTTCAGCTAGCCTTTCAGCAAAAAGAAACCTTGATTGCTGGGTACATGGCCGCCTTTGCGGTAGTGTATTATCGCCAGCCGGCCGAGCGCAGCGCCGTCCAGCTGCAAGCCACCTTGCGGGTAGAAAATGCCGTAGCGGCTTTTCCGCCCGCCACAGCCCTGCTCAACCTGAGCGATACGCTTACCCTGGCCGAGGTAGAAGCCGAGGCGGCTGGGCAGCTCGTGATGGGTCTGGCCGGCGTGGCCGAGCAGCTCGGGGCGGCCATCACGCGCTGCCGCATCTCCTTTCCGGCCCCCGAAGCTCAACATCCTATTCACGAGTGGTGCGTGACCCTGGACTTTGCTACTGACCACACGGTGGCCGTCAGCTTTGCCTGCACGGCCGGGCTGCCGGGGCCCTGGGGCGCAGCCTACCTGCCGGCCCACGTGCAGCGGGTATTTGAGCAAATCGGGCAGCACCCTGCTACGCCGGTGGGCTACGTATTTTTCCTGGCCGACGAAGAAGTGGGGTTGCTGCGCCAGTTCCGGACCGTGCCGCAGCACGTGGCCGAGGGTGGCCCGCAGCAGCTGCACCACTTATTTGAAGAAACAGCCCACCTTTACCCCAATCAGGTGGCCCTGAGCTGGCTAGCCGACACGCGCACCTACCAGCAGCTCAATGAGGAGGCCGACCAGCTAGCCGCCCGTCTGCAGCGCCAGGGCGTGCGGGCCGGCGACTTCGTGGGCTTGTTCATGGCCAAATCTATCGAGTTGTACGTGGGCATGCTGGCCGTGCTCAAGGCGGGTGCCGCCTACGTGCCGCTCGACTTGTCGTTTCCGGCCGACCGCGTCACGTTTATCCTGGGCGACTGCGGGGCGCGGGCCCTGCTCATCAATCGGCCGCTGCCCGAAGGCTTTGAAGGCTGGCCGGGCCAGGTTATTGACCTGAGCGAGCCCGCGCCGGCGGCGCCCGCCCTCCTGGAGCCGGTAACCGGCGGTCCCGATTCTATTGCCTACGTCATTTATACCTCGGGCACCACAGGCCTGCCGAAGGGGGTACTCATTCCGCACCGCAGCATCTGCCACCTGATTTGGGCCGAGCAGGTGCTGTTTCACCCCACCCCGCACGACCGGGTAGTGCAGGGTTTTTCGGTGGCCTTCGATGCCTCGCTCGAAGAGCTGTGGCTAGCCTGGGGCGCGGGCGGCACGCTGGTGCCGGTGCCCGAAGAAACCATGAAGGCGCCCGATGCGCTGCCGGGCTTTCTGGTCGAGCAGCAGGTCACGGTGTTTTCGACGGTGCCCACGCTGCTTTCGCTGCTGCCGGGCACCATTCCGACGCTGCGCCTGCTCATTCTGGGGGCGAGGTATGCCCGCCCGAGCTGCTTACCAAATGGGCTAGCCGGCAGTGCCGGGTAG
- a CDS encoding family 16 glycosylhydrolase, translating to MLLIPHPFRLSPAGAGLSLALLLGTSCTENKTPVIPAPVAPPTVVNADTRDYAQYTELMWSDEFNGSGPVDATKWMYDTGGGGWGNQELETYTTSTNNVFQNSGNLIIQANKEPSGSPAYTSGRVLTKGKQNFQYGRIDVRAKLPQGQGVWPAIWMLGSDIDQNNWPKCGEIDIMELRGQNPTEILTTMHYADNSGNHQQSGIDHIKLPDGSSFANDFHTYSVVRSKDQIRFYLDGALYYSFTSGTVGSNPYPFNNNFFVVLNVAVGGNFLGNPNGSTVFPQQMQVDYVRYYQYK from the coding sequence ATGCTCCTAATTCCCCACCCTTTTCGCCTGAGTCCGGCCGGGGCCGGCCTTTCGCTGGCGCTGCTGCTTGGTACCTCGTGCACCGAAAACAAGACGCCGGTTATTCCGGCGCCGGTAGCGCCACCCACAGTCGTCAATGCCGATACCCGCGACTATGCCCAGTATACTGAGCTGATGTGGAGCGACGAGTTTAATGGCTCCGGGCCGGTCGATGCTACCAAGTGGATGTACGACACGGGCGGCGGCGGCTGGGGTAATCAAGAGCTGGAAACTTACACCACCTCGACCAACAACGTCTTTCAGAACAGCGGCAACCTGATTATACAGGCCAATAAAGAGCCTAGCGGCAGCCCGGCCTACACCTCGGGGCGCGTGCTCACCAAGGGCAAGCAGAATTTTCAGTACGGCCGCATTGATGTGCGGGCCAAGCTACCCCAGGGCCAGGGCGTCTGGCCTGCCATCTGGATGCTAGGCAGCGACATCGACCAGAACAACTGGCCGAAGTGCGGTGAAATCGACATCATGGAGCTGCGCGGGCAAAACCCGACGGAGATTCTGACAACCATGCACTATGCCGACAACTCAGGCAACCACCAGCAAAGCGGCATCGACCATATCAAGCTACCCGACGGCAGCAGCTTCGCCAATGATTTTCACACGTATAGCGTGGTGCGCAGCAAAGACCAGATTCGCTTTTATCTCGATGGCGCGCTGTATTATTCCTTCACCAGCGGCACGGTGGGGTCTAATCCTTACCCCTTCAACAACAATTTTTTTGTGGTACTGAATGTGGCCGTGGGAGGCAATTTTTTGGGAAATCCGAATGGCTCTACGGTATTTCCGCAGCAGATGCAGGTCGATTACGTGCGCTATTACCAGTATAAATAG
- a CDS encoding PKD domain-containing protein encodes MKNIWNKAAWALLAGPLALSACSKNDKGSLQGPVPAASFTSTVNSTQYPITVTFTDNSTDGFINQWDFGDGTTGTGQTVTHTYTQAGSYKVRLTESGRGGTNATPQTTVVIPSLCGNAGFSALANCQSNVAGARVFTYSNDAGAVKHLDASNNVTYSSPANSLTSCQADDQFTFSGTSASYTYESNGGTYAGGTCGASQSSSGAFVYKPGGGVNGLGQIILQKAGTFIGEPVAVTNLTYDIIEASSTVLRLRGTLADGTKTEVTLVPFDAVTRVKQLLTNGTQKTWLLDNTSAAPIIVGTEDKPGQYYAGNTAGGQLPACQADDEFTFSAANVYTYDAKAETFVAGVNGAAGSCQAPRSDSTPFTFGPADGAGLAQFVLGKAGMFIGVTDAPDLTYRILAITDKTMLLRAGTGKNGAVVFTIKLVAK; translated from the coding sequence ATGAAAAATATTTGGAACAAAGCTGCCTGGGCGCTGCTGGCCGGCCCCTTGGCGCTGAGCGCGTGCAGCAAAAATGATAAGGGCAGCTTGCAAGGGCCGGTGCCGGCGGCTAGCTTCACCAGCACTGTCAATTCGACGCAATACCCCATCACCGTTACCTTCACCGACAATAGCACGGATGGCTTTATCAACCAGTGGGACTTTGGCGATGGCACCACGGGCACCGGCCAAACCGTAACGCACACCTACACGCAAGCCGGCAGCTATAAGGTACGCCTCACCGAGTCGGGCCGGGGCGGCACAAATGCAACGCCCCAGACTACTGTCGTTATTCCATCGCTGTGCGGCAACGCCGGCTTCTCAGCCTTGGCTAACTGCCAGAGCAACGTGGCTGGGGCGCGGGTATTTACTTACTCTAACGACGCGGGAGCCGTAAAGCACCTCGACGCCAGCAACAACGTCACGTATTCGTCGCCCGCCAACTCACTCACTTCCTGCCAGGCCGACGACCAGTTTACGTTTAGCGGTACCTCGGCCAGCTACACTTACGAAAGCAACGGGGGCACCTACGCCGGCGGCACCTGCGGGGCCTCGCAGTCGAGCAGCGGCGCGTTTGTGTACAAGCCGGGCGGCGGCGTCAACGGGTTAGGGCAGATTATTCTGCAAAAGGCCGGCACCTTCATCGGCGAGCCGGTAGCGGTAACCAACCTGACCTACGACATCATTGAGGCGAGCAGCACCGTGCTGCGCCTGCGCGGCACCCTAGCCGACGGCACCAAGACGGAAGTAACCCTAGTGCCTTTCGATGCCGTAACGCGGGTGAAGCAGTTGCTCACCAATGGCACCCAGAAAACCTGGCTGCTGGACAACACCTCGGCGGCGCCCATCATTGTAGGCACTGAAGACAAGCCCGGCCAGTACTACGCCGGCAATACCGCCGGTGGCCAGCTTCCCGCCTGCCAGGCCGACGACGAGTTTACGTTCTCGGCGGCCAATGTCTACACTTACGATGCTAAGGCCGAAACCTTCGTGGCTGGCGTTAACGGGGCTGCTGGCTCGTGCCAAGCCCCGCGCTCTGATTCGACGCCCTTTACGTTTGGGCCGGCCGATGGGGCCGGGCTAGCCCAGTTTGTGTTGGGCAAGGCCGGCATGTTTATCGGCGTCACCGATGCGCCCGACCTGACTTACCGCATTCTAGCCATCACCGACAAGACGATGCTGCTGCGCGCTGGCACCGGCAAAAACGGAGCCGTTGTTTTTACCATAAAGCTGGTAGCCAAGTAA